A single genomic interval of Helianthus annuus cultivar XRQ/B chromosome 13, HanXRQr2.0-SUNRISE, whole genome shotgun sequence harbors:
- the LOC110899041 gene encoding metal tolerance protein 9 produces the protein MEGDTGITDDSGAAPTNLLLSPPPQQSSSWRLNIDQFRLPQTSSSTSPDRFSGFRRIFRRSPKKHRKVREYYKKQEQLLEGFNEMETINESGCLPESLTEDEMKNLAKSERTAITVSNVANLVLFIAKVYASIESKSLAVIASTLDSLLDLLSGFILWFTSYAMRNPNQFHYPIGKNRMQPVGIIVFASVMGTLGFQILLESARQLIAKTHPDTDRDHEKWVIGIMVGVTVVKFLLMVYCRRFQNEIVRAYAQDHFFDVVTNSVGLVSTVLAVRYRWWIDPLGAIIIALYTISTWARTVMENVRALIGRTAPPDFLSKLTYLVWNHHEEIKHIDTVRAYTFGSHYFVEVDIVLPEDMLLSQAHNIGEMLQEKLEQLPQVERAFVHIDFEFSHRPEHKGKV, from the exons ATGGAAGGCGATACCGGAATTACCGACGACAGTGGCGCCGCTCCTACGAACCTCCTCCTATCTCCTCCACCACAACAATCTTCTTCATGGAGGCTCAATATTGACCAGTTTCGTCTTCCACAAACCTCTAGTTCCACTTCTCCTGATCGCTTTTCGGGTTTTCGTCGCATCTTTAGGCGTAGTCCGA AGAAACATAGAAAGGTTCGGGAGTACTACAAGAAACAGGAACAACTCCTAGAAGGATTCAACGAGATGGAAACGATTAACGAGTCAGGATGTTTACCTGAAAGCTTAACCGAG GATGAAATGAAGAATCTGGCTAAGAGTGAAAGAACCGCGATCACCGTGTCGAATGTGGCTAACTTGGTTCTTTTCATAGCAAAAGTATATGCTTCTATTGAAAGCAAATCTCTAGCTGTCATTGCTTCAACCTTGGATTCATTATTGGACTTGTTATCCGGGTTTATTTTGTGGTTTACTTCATACGCCATGAGAAATCCGAATCAGTTTCACTATCCGATTGGGAAGAACCGGATGCAGCCTGTC GGGATCATTGTTTTTGCATCAGTAATGGGAACTCTTGGGTTTCAAATATTGCTAGAGTCTGCTAGACAACTTATTGCCAAG ACTCACCCTGACACGGACCGCGATCATGAAAAATGGGTGATCGGCATCATGGTGGGTGTGACCGTGGTGAAGTTTCTGCTGATGGTTTATTGCCGAAGATTTCAAAATGAGATAGTGAGGGCCTATGCACAAGATCATTTCTTTGATGTTGTCACTAATTCGGTTGGATTAGTTTCAACTGTTTTAGCTGTTCGCTACCGGTGGTGGATTGATCCTCTAGGTGCTATCATT ATAGCGCTTTATACGATCAGCACATGGGCAAGGACGGTTATGGAGAACGTGAGAGCGTTAATAGGCAGAACGGCCCCACCGGATTTCCTATCAAAACTGACTTATCTGGTATGGAACCACCATGAGGAAATAAAACATATTGACACAGTTAGAGCATACACATTCGGTTCTCATTACTTTGTGGAGGTAGATATTGTGTTGCCAGAGGATATGCTGCTGAGCCAAGCTCATAATATTGGTGAAATGCTACAAGAAAAGCTTGAGCAGCTTCCTCAAGTGGAGCGCGCATTTGTTCATATCGACTTTGAGTTTAGTCATAGACCCGAACACAAAGGCAAGGTCTAG
- the LOC110899042 gene encoding ALA-interacting subunit 3, whose translation MSNTTPATHSAATEPPDPSSPRRNSKRPKYSRFTQQELPACKPILTPRWVISAFMLVTIVFVPIGLASLFASRDVVEIVNRYDDECAPSGSRSDKVRFIQSNADKTCNRTLTVPKHMKKPIYVYYQLDNFYQNHRRYVKSRSDQQLRSRNKENDVSTCKPEDTVNGTTIVPCGLVAWSMFNDTFSFSINNNGQLPVTKKDISWKSDRDHKFGKDVFPKNFQNGTLIGGAHLNESIPLSAQEDLIVWMRTAALPTFRKLYGKIEVDLKAGDTINVVLKNNYNTYSFSGKKKLVLSTASWLGGKNNFIGIAYLAVGGLCFVLAMTFTVIYLVKPRRLGDPSYLSWNRSPGGH comes from the exons ATGAGTAACACAACGCCTGCAACGCATTCCGCCGCTACCGAACCTCCAGATCCATCTTCTCCGAGAAGAAATTCAAAGCGACCTAAAT ATTCTAGGTTTACGCAGCAGGAACTTCCGGCGTGTAAACCTATTTTGACTCCACGATGG GTGATCTCTGCATTTATGCTTGTAACGATCGTCTTCGTGCCGATAGGGCTTGCGTCACTGTTTGCTTCTCGTGAC GTAGTTGAAATTGTTAACCGTTATGATGATGAGTGTGCTCCGTCCGGATCTAGGAGTGATAAGGTCCGGTTTATACAGTCGAATGCGGATAAAACGTGCAATAGAACTCTAACT GTGCCAAAACATATGAAGAAGCCTATTTATGTGTACTATCAGCTCGACAACTTTTATCAGAATCATCGAAG GTATGTTAAGAGCCGAAGTGATCAGCAATTAAGGAGCCGAAACAAAGAGAATGACGTAAGCACTTGTAAGCCTGAAGATACTGTAAATGGAACAACGATTGTGCCTTGTGGACTTGTAGCATGGAGTATGTTTAACGATACTTTCAGCTTCTCCATTAATAATAATGGGCAATTGCCTGTAACGAAGAAAGATATTTCGTGGAAAAGTGATAGGGATCATAAGTTTGGCAAAGATGTCTTCCCTAAGAATTTTCAAAATGGAACTCTTATTGGTGGTGCACATCTCAATGAATCAATACCG TTAAGTGCACAAGAAGACCTTATTGTATGGATGCGGACCGCAGCACTTCCAACGTTTAGGAAGTTGTATGGGAAGATAGAAGTGGATCTTAAGGCAGGTGATACAATCAATGTGGTTCTAAAGAACAACTACAACACCTACAGTTTTAGTGGCAAGAAGAAACTTGTCCTTTCAACCGCCAGCTGGCTTGGTGGAAAGAACAACTTCATTGGCATTGCGTATCTTGCTGTTGGTGGCTTGTGCTTCGTACTTGCTATGACTTTCACTGTCATATATTTGGTTAAGCCAAG GCGTCTTGGAGATCCATCATATTTGTCTTGGAACCGTAGTCCAGGTGGACACTGA